Below is a window of Halarcobacter anaerophilus DNA.
GGCTATAATCTGCCGATAAAGAGCAATATATAAAATCATTTTTGGTTTTTTTATTCCTTGCAGAGTTGAAACTGAGATAAATAAAACAACATAAGCATAGAAAATCCAAACTTCAACAAGAATATAATTAAATCCGTAGTTAATAACTTCTACGTCATTATCAAACTGCTCAACAAGAAGTTTTCCAAAAACATATAAAAAGATAATCCCAAAAGTTGAGATAATAAAGCCGTATTTTAAAGCTTTGCTAACTGTTTGTATAACCCTGTCATATCTTTTTGCTCCGAAATTGTTTGAAACAATAGATAAAACAGCGGAACTAAGTCCCAAAGTAGGTAGAAGCATTAATTGTTCAACTCTAAATCCAATACCGTAACCCGCAACTGCCTTAACTCCGTAAAGAGATACGAAATACATTAAAAAAAGTGATCCTATAGACATAATAAGCATATTTAAACTAGAAGGAATTCCTTGGGAGATTAAATCTTTATATATTTTTTTATGGGGTAAAAAATATCTGAAATTTTGAAAATGTATAAGTTTTGTCTGCAAAACTTTATAAAGCAGATAAAAATTGTTTATTATCTGAATAAGTACGGTCGCAAAAGCAATTCCGGATATTCCCATTGCAGGAATAAACCAAAATCCATAGATAAAAAGAGGGTTCAAAGCCAAGTTTGCAAAAAAACCGAAAATTAAACTATTTCTATATGATTTTGTATCCCCTCTTGAGACTAAAACAGCGTTTAATGCAAAATTTGTCATAAAAAATATTGTACCGGCTAAAATAATATTTATATAATCAAGTGCAGTCTGTAAATACTCTCCGCTTGCTCCTAAGATTTTGAATAAATAAGGAGAAAACCAGAAACCAAGAAGAGTTAACAAAATAGCCAATAACTGCATAAAAAGAATTCCCTTGTGGGCATACAAAGAGGCTAGAAAGAATTTGTTTTTTCCGCTTGCATTTCCTATTAAAGCAGTTATTGCAGTAGAAAATCCGTATCCAAGTCCGATTACCGTAAAAAAAATCATAAAAGATAAAGACAGTGCTGAAATAGCTTGAGTGGAAATCAGTCCTGCATAAAAAGTATCTACGACATTATATAAAGTATTAAAAAGCATACCCGTACTTGCAGGGATTGCTATTTGTTTTATTAGACTTGGTATATTGTCGTTTAGAAGGTGGTTTTTCTCATTTTTCACAGGGATTTCCAATTATTTTTTGTGAAATAGTAGCGTTTTAATACTTTAGGAAGATTAGAGTTAAGGATTAATCCTCAATTCTAATCATAGCAGGTTTAGCTGTAACTACTCCTGCTTCTTCTATTGTTTTAAGTGCTTCGATAATATCTTTTTCAACTGAAGTATGAGTTGATAATAGAATATGAGAACATGTTCTGTTTAGAGGTTTTTGAATCATTTTTTCTATAGAGATGTTTCTTTCCCCTAAAATTGTTGCAATTTTAGCTAAAACGCCTGCTTTATCTTCAACTCTAAATCTTAGATAATATTTTGTTCTAATATCATCTTTTGACATAAGTCTTATATCTTCTCCGTGAGGTTTTTCAAACCCAAGCATCGGAGAACCTTTACCTCGACGTGCTATATCAATAATATTTGCAATAACTGCTGAAGCAGTTGCGTCTCCTCCGGCTCCGGCACCGTAATACATAGTCTCTCCGACTTTATCACCTACTACGGATACTCCGTTCATAACTCCGTCAACTTTTGAAATCATTTCAGTTGTTGGAATAAGTGAAGGGTGAACTCTAAGTTCTATCTCTTTTCCTACTTTTTTTGCAATAGTTAAAAGTTTGATTGAGTAGTTAAACTCATTTGCAAAATCTATATCTTCATGGGAAATATTCTGGATTCCTTCTATTAAAATATCTTCAGGTTTTGCATCTATTCCGTAAGCAATAGAACCCAAAATCAAAAGCTTATGAGCAGCATCAAAACCACCCACGTCAAAAGTAGGATCTGCTTCTGCGTAACCTAACTCTTGCGCCTCTTTTAAAATAGTTTCGTAATCTACACCTTCATTTATCATTTTTGTAAGCATATAGTTACAAGTACCGTTCATAATTCCTCTGATAGATTCAATATGATTTGCAGTAAGACCGTCTCTTAGTGCATTAATAATTGGAATACCTCCTGCAACAGCAGCTTCGTATTCAAAAGCGGTATCTCCTGCAATTTCTTGAAGTTCGTATCTATGGTATGCAAGTAAAGCTTTGTTTGCCGTAACTACTGCTTTACCGTTTTTTAACGCTTTTTTTATAATCTCATAAGGTTTTTCTATTCCGCCCATTAGTTCTACGATTACATCAATAGATTCGTCGTTTAAAACTTTTTCAACATCGTCTGTAAGTTCTATCTCAACATCTCTTTTTTTGTTTAAATTGCTGACAACACCAATTGCAGGTATAATCTCACAACCAGCTCTTGCAGTAATAACATTTTTGTTATCTCTTAAAATATTTGCAACGCTAGCTCCTACTGTTCCTACTCCAATTATTCCTATTCTCATAAACTATCCTATAAACTATTTAAATATTTCTTTATATTTTTTGCAGCTTGTCTAATTCTTTTTTCATTTTCAATTAATGCAATTCTTACGTATTGATCTCCGTAGTGACCGAATCCAATTCCCGGACTTACTGCAACTTTTGCTTCTGTTAAAAGCTGTTTAGAAAACTCCATACTTCCAAGATGTCTTGCTTTTTCCGGAATTTTAGCCCAGATAAACATTGAAGCATTCGGTACACTCATTTCCCAACCCGCATCTTTAAAGACTTCAACCATAAGGTCTCTTCTTTTTCTATATTTTTCAATATGCTCTGCCACACACTCTTGAGGTCCGTCAAGAGCAACTGTAGCTGCAACTTGAATCGGAGTAAACATTCCGTAATCAAGCCAAGATTTAATTCTTTTCAAAGCTCCGATTAGTTTTTCATTTCCAACTATAAAACCTACTCTCCAACCTGCCATATTATATGATTTTGACAAAGTAAATGATTCTACTGCCACATCAATAGCACCTTTAGCTTGGAAAATTGAAGGTGTTTTATAACCGTCAAAAGTTATATCCGCATAAGCAATATCCGAGATAATATAAAATCTCTCTTTTTTTGCCATATCAACAAGTCTTTGATAAAACTCAGGTGTAACCGTCGCACAAGACGGGTTGTGTGGAAAGTTTACCAATACGTATTTTACTTTTGGAATAGATTCTCTTAATGTTTTAGTTAATCTTTCAAAAAACAAATCTTCATCAACTTTAAAGTTCTCTTCATCAAA
It encodes the following:
- a CDS encoding MATE family efflux transporter, translated to MKNEKNHLLNDNIPSLIKQIAIPASTGMLFNTLYNVVDTFYAGLISTQAISALSLSFMIFFTVIGLGYGFSTAITALIGNASGKNKFFLASLYAHKGILFMQLLAILLTLLGFWFSPYLFKILGASGEYLQTALDYINIILAGTIFFMTNFALNAVLVSRGDTKSYRNSLIFGFFANLALNPLFIYGFWFIPAMGISGIAFATVLIQIINNFYLLYKVLQTKLIHFQNFRYFLPHKKIYKDLISQGIPSSLNMLIMSIGSLFLMYFVSLYGVKAVAGYGIGFRVEQLMLLPTLGLSSAVLSIVSNNFGAKRYDRVIQTVSKALKYGFIISTFGIIFLYVFGKLLVEQFDNDVEVINYGFNYILVEVWIFYAYVVLFISVSTLQGIKKPKMILYIALYRQIIAKFIIAYTIVVIFKLDYIYLWVGVLIMIYSAAVFAHFYTKNLLQKSCGKNLL
- a CDS encoding homoserine dehydrogenase; its protein translation is MRIGIIGVGTVGASVANILRDNKNVITARAGCEIIPAIGVVSNLNKKRDVEIELTDDVEKVLNDESIDVIVELMGGIEKPYEIIKKALKNGKAVVTANKALLAYHRYELQEIAGDTAFEYEAAVAGGIPIINALRDGLTANHIESIRGIMNGTCNYMLTKMINEGVDYETILKEAQELGYAEADPTFDVGGFDAAHKLLILGSIAYGIDAKPEDILIEGIQNISHEDIDFANEFNYSIKLLTIAKKVGKEIELRVHPSLIPTTEMISKVDGVMNGVSVVGDKVGETMYYGAGAGGDATASAVIANIIDIARRGKGSPMLGFEKPHGEDIRLMSKDDIRTKYYLRFRVEDKAGVLAKIATILGERNISIEKMIQKPLNRTCSHILLSTHTSVEKDIIEALKTIEEAGVVTAKPAMIRIED
- a CDS encoding LL-diaminopimelate aminotransferase, which codes for MFPEIEFERMKRLPNYVFAEVNAIKMEARRAGEDIIDFSMGNPDGPAPQHITDKLKEAADKPKNHGYSVSAGIYKLRLAVCNWYKRKFGVDYLDPNKHAVATMGSKEGYVHLIQAIVNVGDVAVVPDPTYPIHSYAFMLAGGAIHNFELPFDEENFKVDEDLFFERLTKTLRESIPKVKYVLVNFPHNPSCATVTPEFYQRLVDMAKKERFYIISDIAYADITFDGYKTPSIFQAKGAIDVAVESFTLSKSYNMAGWRVGFIVGNEKLIGALKRIKSWLDYGMFTPIQVAATVALDGPQECVAEHIEKYRKRRDLMVEVFKDAGWEMSVPNASMFIWAKIPEKARHLGSMEFSKQLLTEAKVAVSPGIGFGHYGDQYVRIALIENEKRIRQAAKNIKKYLNSL